From a region of the Desulfuromonas sp. KJ2020 genome:
- the clpA gene encoding ATP-dependent Clp protease ATP-binding subunit ClpA, with translation MFNQEVQITFSLAVREAQRRRHEYLTTEHVLYAILFDGEGQDIIRNCGGDPETLRAMLEDFMTNQLESVASESEEVPEQTVGLQRVLQSTVVHMHASGKKQITVGDVLVAILEEKNSHASHFLKLQGVSRLDVLHYISHGVVKMPSRQEGEGEGSPVPGREDTGGGGTKTAPAKDPLKLFTVNLLDKARDGKIDPLIGREAEIERTLLVLCRRRKNNPIYVGEPGVGKTALAEGLALAMARGEVPDMLADFEIFSLDMGALLAGTKFRGDFEERLKAVLAALAKKGKAILFIDEIHTVVGAGATSGGSMDASNILKPVLASGELRCIGSTTYEEYKNLFEKDRALSRRFQKIDVPEPSVEETLAILQGLKSHYEEHHGVRYSDEALRAAAELSARHINFRHLPDKAIDVMDEVGASFRLHPRSRQEVGIREIEEVIARIARIPQRQVSARDRQRLKTLARDIKARVFGQDPAIDALCRAVLRSRAGLGHPEKPTGSFLFTGPTGVGKTEVAKQLAAQMGVEFIRFDMSEYMEKHSVARLIGSPPGYVGFEQGGLLTDAIIRNPYAVLLLDEIEKAHPDLFNILLQVMDHGTLTDNNGKKADFRNVVLIMTSNAGAREMSANPIGFSKTASTGDPRHAVERTFSPEFRNRLDAIIAFSSLAEEVIVRIVDKFFNELATPLEEKGVVLKVSPAARRYFAQRGYDPVYGARPLARLIQTEVSDVIASEILFGRLSKGGTVRLGLRQDALTFSYD, from the coding sequence ATGTTCAACCAGGAAGTACAGATCACCTTTTCTCTGGCGGTGCGGGAAGCCCAGCGCCGCCGTCATGAATATCTCACGACGGAACATGTGCTCTACGCCATTCTTTTTGATGGCGAAGGGCAGGACATTATTCGCAACTGCGGAGGCGATCCCGAAACCCTTCGCGCCATGCTCGAAGATTTCATGACCAACCAGCTGGAGAGTGTCGCCAGCGAAAGTGAAGAGGTGCCTGAACAGACCGTTGGGCTGCAGAGGGTTCTGCAGAGTACTGTGGTTCATATGCATGCCTCCGGCAAAAAGCAGATCACCGTCGGGGATGTGCTGGTGGCGATTCTGGAAGAGAAGAACTCTCACGCTTCCCATTTTCTCAAGCTTCAGGGGGTCAGCCGCCTGGATGTGTTGCATTATATTTCCCACGGGGTCGTTAAGATGCCGTCCCGGCAGGAAGGCGAAGGGGAAGGCTCGCCTGTTCCAGGGCGTGAGGACACGGGAGGAGGCGGGACCAAGACGGCTCCGGCCAAGGATCCTTTGAAACTCTTTACCGTCAATCTGCTGGATAAGGCCCGGGACGGTAAGATCGATCCCCTCATTGGGCGCGAGGCGGAAATCGAGCGGACGCTGCTGGTGCTGTGTCGGCGGCGCAAGAACAACCCCATCTATGTCGGCGAACCGGGGGTCGGCAAGACGGCGCTGGCCGAAGGGCTGGCGCTGGCCATGGCGCGGGGCGAGGTGCCGGACATGCTGGCTGATTTTGAGATATTTTCCCTCGACATGGGGGCTTTGCTGGCCGGGACCAAATTCCGCGGAGATTTCGAGGAACGGCTCAAGGCGGTGCTGGCCGCCCTGGCCAAAAAAGGCAAGGCCATTCTCTTTATTGACGAAATCCACACCGTGGTCGGCGCCGGTGCCACCAGCGGCGGCTCAATGGATGCCTCCAATATTCTCAAGCCGGTGCTGGCCTCTGGTGAGTTGCGCTGTATCGGGTCGACCACCTACGAGGAATACAAGAATCTTTTTGAGAAGGATCGGGCTTTGTCCCGCCGCTTCCAGAAAATCGATGTTCCCGAGCCGAGCGTCGAAGAGACCCTCGCCATTCTCCAGGGGCTGAAATCCCACTATGAAGAGCACCACGGTGTCCGCTACAGCGACGAAGCGCTGCGGGCCGCCGCCGAGCTGTCGGCTCGCCACATCAACTTCCGTCACCTGCCGGACAAGGCCATTGACGTGATGGACGAGGTCGGCGCCTCCTTCCGGCTGCACCCGCGTTCCCGGCAGGAGGTGGGCATCCGGGAAATCGAAGAGGTGATCGCCCGCATCGCCCGCATTCCGCAGCGCCAGGTCTCGGCCCGCGACCGCCAGCGGCTCAAGACCCTCGCCCGCGATATCAAGGCGCGCGTCTTCGGGCAGGATCCGGCCATCGATGCTCTGTGCCGTGCCGTGCTGCGCTCCCGGGCTGGCCTGGGCCACCCGGAAAAGCCCACCGGGTCCTTTCTGTTCACCGGCCCGACCGGGGTGGGCAAGACGGAGGTCGCCAAACAGCTCGCCGCCCAGATGGGTGTGGAGTTTATCCGCTTCGACATGAGTGAATACATGGAGAAGCATTCGGTGGCGCGGCTGATCGGTTCACCCCCGGGTTACGTCGGTTTTGAACAGGGGGGGCTGCTCACCGACGCCATCATCCGGAACCCCTATGCGGTCCTGCTGCTGGACGAGATCGAAAAGGCTCATCCCGATCTTTTCAATATCCTGCTACAGGTCATGGATCACGGCACCCTCACCGATAACAATGGCAAGAAGGCCGATTTTCGCAACGTCGTTCTCATCATGACCAGTAACGCCGGCGCCCGGGAAATGAGCGCCAACCCCATCGGTTTCAGCAAAACGGCCTCGACGGGAGATCCACGCCACGCCGTGGAACGCACCTTCTCCCCCGAGTTCCGCAATCGTCTCGATGCCATCATCGCCTTCAGCAGCCTCGCCGAGGAGGTGATTGTCCGCATCGTCGACAAGTTTTTCAACGAGCTGGCCACGCCCCTGGAAGAGAAGGGGGTTGTCCTCAAGGTCTCCCCGGCCGCCCGCCGCTATTTCGCCCAGCGGGGCTACGACCCGGTCTACGGCGCTCGCCCGCTGGCCCGTCTCATTCAGACGGAAGTCAGCGATGTCATTGCCAGCGAAATCCTCTTCGGACGGCTGAGCAAGGGCGGGACCGTGCGCCTCGGTCTGCGTCAGGACGCCCTGACTTTTTCCTACGACTGA
- a CDS encoding ATP-dependent Clp protease adaptor ClpS — MSSPGVKPAVTEKEKVTFPPPYRVLMHNDDYTTMEFVVAALETIFHKTPTEANRIMLHIHLKGVGECGIYPFEIAETKVARVHAMARKEGFPLRCSLEKV, encoded by the coding sequence CTGTCATCGCCGGGAGTAAAACCCGCCGTTACCGAGAAGGAAAAGGTCACTTTCCCTCCCCCGTATCGGGTACTGATGCACAACGACGACTACACGACCATGGAATTTGTGGTCGCCGCCCTCGAAACGATCTTTCACAAGACTCCCACCGAGGCCAACCGCATCATGCTGCATATTCATCTGAAAGGCGTCGGGGAGTGCGGCATCTACCCCTTTGAAATTGCCGAAACGAAGGTTGCCAGAGTTCATGCCATGGCCAGGAAAGAGGGTTTTCCTTTAAGGTGCAGCCTCGAAAAAGTCTGA